In a genomic window of Candidatus Binataceae bacterium:
- a CDS encoding radical SAM protein, translating into MKAADTLPLQLQSEGELEQTRGVEFIEMPVHRILNRCTSERMPFRWTINPYRGCEFGCVYCYARYTHDFLELRDPLDFERRIFVKRMAAEVLARTLSRTPIGEDAIAIGTATDPYQPAERKFRLTRSMLEVFANLAGLNLSITTKSALVTRDLDLLMKINRRSHLQVNISLITLDRRLQRLLEPRAPRPALRLRALNELARAGIRCNILMMPMIPGLTDEPARIENVIRAAKRAGADGLWWRSLYLKPAAARRFIPFVRERFPQLAPRIDEFYGRHVYAPAAYDDRMRAIFDRLRQRHGFALSRERDESANVAIRPAAQVPRQLSLVAGS; encoded by the coding sequence ATGAAGGCCGCCGACACCTTGCCGCTCCAGCTACAATCCGAGGGCGAACTCGAACAGACCCGCGGAGTGGAATTCATCGAGATGCCGGTGCATCGGATTTTGAACCGATGCACGAGCGAGCGAATGCCGTTTCGCTGGACCATCAATCCCTATCGCGGATGCGAGTTCGGGTGTGTTTATTGCTACGCGCGCTACACCCACGACTTCCTCGAGCTGCGCGATCCGCTGGATTTTGAGCGGCGCATCTTCGTCAAGCGGATGGCGGCTGAGGTCCTGGCGCGCACGCTGTCGCGCACGCCGATCGGCGAGGACGCCATCGCGATCGGCACGGCGACCGATCCGTATCAGCCAGCCGAGCGCAAATTCCGGCTCACCCGCTCGATGCTGGAAGTGTTTGCGAATCTGGCAGGGCTCAATCTCTCGATCACCACCAAGTCCGCGCTGGTTACGCGCGACCTTGACCTGCTGATGAAGATAAACCGGCGTTCGCATCTGCAGGTGAATATCTCCCTGATAACGCTCGACCGGCGATTGCAGCGGCTGCTGGAGCCACGCGCACCGCGGCCTGCCCTAAGGCTGCGCGCGCTCAATGAGCTCGCGCGCGCCGGCATCCGCTGCAACATCCTGATGATGCCGATGATTCCGGGCCTCACCGACGAGCCGGCGCGCATCGAAAACGTGATTCGCGCAGCGAAGCGCGCTGGTGCCGACGGTCTGTGGTGGCGGTCGCTATATCTTAAGCCCGCGGCAGCGCGAAGATTCATTCCCTTCGTCCGGGAACGATTTCCGCAGCTCGCGCCGCGTATCGATGAGTTCTACGGGCGCCACGTTTACGCACCCGCGGCTTACGACGACCGGATGCGAGCGATCTTCGATCGCTTGCGCCAGCGGCACGGCTTCGCACTATCGCGGGAACGCGACGAGTCGGCCAATGTGGCGATTCGGCCCGCGGCGCAAGTTCCCAGGCAGTTGAGTTTAGTAGCTGGTTCCTAG
- a CDS encoding methionyl-tRNA formyltransferase, whose translation MRIALLGQAAFAEKALEALVKHGDEIVRVFAPPDPPAGRADPLKVKALELGLPLSQPGSFKRDPAAFEHFKALNADLAILAFVTIIVPEPILYLPRHKSICFHPSLLPRRRGASAINWAIIKGDRETGVTWFWPDAGIDTGPILIQKRVPISEGDTTGSIYFNKLFPLGIETMIEAVDLIEAGKAPALVQDESQATYEPPCRDEHAKIDFARPAREVFNLVRGCDPQPGAYAELNGKRVRLYDAALEATPADGAPGTIVTIAADAMRIALGDGAQLAVKRARIDPSPKKVAPGELGELRARAQLK comes from the coding sequence TTGCGCATAGCGTTGCTCGGACAGGCGGCTTTCGCGGAGAAAGCGCTCGAGGCGCTCGTCAAACATGGCGACGAGATCGTACGCGTGTTCGCGCCGCCTGACCCGCCCGCGGGCAGGGCGGACCCACTCAAGGTGAAGGCCCTCGAGCTGGGTCTTCCGCTGTCACAGCCAGGGTCGTTCAAAAGAGACCCGGCGGCATTCGAACATTTCAAAGCGCTCAACGCCGACCTCGCGATTCTCGCCTTCGTGACCATCATCGTCCCGGAGCCAATCCTGTATCTGCCACGCCATAAGTCGATTTGCTTCCACCCTTCACTACTGCCGCGACGTCGAGGCGCGAGCGCAATCAATTGGGCAATCATAAAAGGCGATCGCGAGACCGGCGTCACCTGGTTCTGGCCCGACGCAGGAATCGACACGGGGCCTATCCTGATCCAGAAGCGCGTCCCCATAAGCGAGGGCGACACAACCGGCTCGATCTACTTCAACAAGCTCTTCCCGCTGGGGATAGAAACGATGATCGAGGCGGTCGATTTGATCGAGGCGGGCAAAGCTCCGGCGCTGGTGCAGGACGAGAGCCAGGCGACCTACGAACCACCGTGCCGCGATGAACATGCAAAAATTGATTTTGCCAGACCCGCGCGAGAAGTCTTCAACCTGGTTCGCGGGTGTGACCCGCAGCCAGGTGCGTATGCCGAGCTCAATGGCAAACGCGTACGCCTATACGACGCTGCGCTGGAGGCCACGCCCGCGGACGGAGCGCCGGGTACCATCGTGACGATCGCGGCGGACGCGATGCGCATCGCGCTGGGGGATGGTGCGCAATTGGCAGTCAAGCGTGCGCGCATCGACCCCAGCCCCAAGAAGGTTGCGCCCGGCGAGCTGGGCGAACTGCGGGCCCGTGCACAGTTGAAGTGA
- the secG gene encoding preprotein translocase subunit SecG: protein MASAVITIHVLVSLALVIIILLQHGKGADVGAVFGGSSQTVFGAGGAGNALTKATVLLATIFFVTSLFLAYASTRRVTGSIFSGPFSGSRSVMPAAPVSKAPAPGNPGGSATPAPASH, encoded by the coding sequence ATGGCATCGGCAGTAATCACAATACACGTGCTGGTCAGCCTCGCGCTGGTCATCATCATTCTCCTCCAGCATGGCAAGGGTGCCGATGTGGGGGCAGTTTTTGGCGGGTCGAGCCAGACCGTCTTCGGCGCCGGCGGGGCGGGCAACGCGTTGACCAAGGCGACCGTGCTGCTTGCGACGATTTTCTTCGTGACCTCGCTTTTCCTGGCCTATGCGTCCACGCGCCGCGTCACCGGCAGCATCTTCTCGGGGCCATTCTCCGGCAGCCGAAGCGTGATGCCGGCAGCGCCGGTGTCGAAGGCGCCGGCACCGGGAAATCCGGGGGGTAGCGCGACGCCCGCCCCGGCCAGTCATTAG
- a CDS encoding alkaline phosphatase family protein: MKRFLLLVPLILVGLFALADGFASAQSRGNPRLFIVVVCDGLRPDSVIPRDMPHLYDLAREGVRFDRQHSQFPTVTMVNAATLATGASAGTTGILGDTMYLGPALAQHGANLSQEPLKTLAQVVDLEDTHTLSALDSPGGFAGYLLGVDSVAQQVERENGFLAIVGKRGPTFLFDTRADTVVDGRDLLRLPQANYTFLSDDAAFPPVLDDVRNALPPTTREGVSDRERDRAFARFVADRAIPAAKQSLENGHPALVTLWLHNPDVTQHRAGLGTLPAMEALRAADEDLMTVRAAVAATRLDNRTDMMVVSDHGFATIRLRVWLAALLVSAGLKKAIDSNDVVIAPNGGSDLLYLSSTAFPTREAIRERLQKIVDFCEAQEWCGPIFSRELAIVAPAAKHGRRYKPEPPYKGWIDGTFAQSALGLLNQARSPDLIISFAESADTDNKGLTGPNNLAFALALKGQQPMPNKSQELVHPVRGLVYSDTGKIDGFTTGMGMHGAAGVREIHNFAAAIGPDFKRGFSDENPTGNIDVAPTIASVLGLLPNVGPGSISPSGRVMREALKGESSYAGPAHGFTMKTELELQGVRTTTTLRLTRLGDHLYFDDSSVEREPLGSSP; this comes from the coding sequence ATGAAGCGGTTTCTCTTGCTCGTGCCCCTGATTCTCGTCGGCCTGTTCGCTCTAGCCGACGGATTTGCATCCGCGCAGAGCCGCGGGAATCCACGCCTTTTCATCGTGGTCGTTTGCGACGGCCTGCGGCCCGATTCAGTCATCCCGCGCGACATGCCTCATCTTTATGATCTCGCACGCGAGGGGGTTCGCTTCGACCGCCAGCATTCGCAATTCCCGACCGTCACGATGGTCAATGCGGCCACTCTGGCGACCGGCGCTTCGGCGGGAACCACCGGTATTCTCGGCGACACGATGTATCTTGGCCCGGCACTCGCGCAGCACGGTGCGAACCTCAGCCAAGAGCCGCTTAAGACCCTCGCGCAGGTCGTCGACCTAGAGGACACCCACACGCTTTCAGCACTGGATTCCCCGGGCGGGTTTGCCGGTTATCTGCTCGGGGTCGACAGCGTGGCACAGCAAGTGGAGCGCGAGAACGGGTTTCTCGCGATTGTCGGCAAGCGCGGACCGACTTTTCTGTTCGACACTCGAGCGGACACGGTCGTCGACGGACGCGACTTGCTGCGGCTACCGCAAGCCAACTACACGTTCTTGAGCGATGACGCCGCGTTCCCGCCGGTCCTCGACGACGTGCGCAATGCATTGCCGCCGACCACCCGTGAGGGTGTTTCGGATCGCGAACGCGACCGAGCGTTCGCGCGGTTCGTCGCGGACCGCGCGATTCCCGCCGCTAAACAATCCCTCGAGAACGGCCATCCCGCGCTGGTTACCCTGTGGCTGCACAATCCCGACGTTACCCAGCATCGCGCCGGGCTCGGCACCCTCCCCGCCATGGAAGCGCTGCGGGCGGCCGACGAAGATCTGATGACGGTCCGTGCGGCGGTGGCGGCTACAAGGCTCGACAATCGCACCGATATGATGGTGGTGTCGGATCACGGCTTTGCGACGATTCGCCTGCGGGTGTGGCTGGCCGCGCTACTGGTTTCAGCCGGGCTCAAGAAAGCGATCGACTCCAACGATGTGGTCATCGCGCCCAACGGCGGCAGCGATTTGCTCTATCTTTCCTCCACAGCATTCCCGACTCGCGAGGCAATTCGCGAGCGCTTACAGAAGATCGTCGATTTCTGCGAGGCGCAGGAATGGTGCGGCCCGATCTTTTCGCGGGAGTTGGCGATCGTTGCGCCCGCCGCCAAGCATGGTCGCCGGTACAAACCCGAGCCGCCTTACAAGGGCTGGATTGATGGGACCTTTGCGCAATCGGCGCTTGGCCTTCTGAACCAGGCTCGCTCGCCGGATTTGATTATCTCCTTTGCGGAATCCGCAGACACCGACAACAAGGGTCTCACCGGTCCCAACAACCTCGCGTTCGCATTGGCACTCAAGGGCCAGCAACCGATGCCCAACAAGTCGCAGGAATTGGTGCATCCGGTTAGGGGCCTGGTCTATTCGGATACCGGGAAAATCGACGGTTTCACGACCGGAATGGGTATGCACGGCGCGGCTGGGGTGCGCGAAATTCACAACTTTGCCGCGGCCATCGGTCCCGACTTCAAGCGGGGGTTTTCGGATGAGAATCCCACCGGAAATATCGACGTCGCCCCAACCATAGCCTCGGTACTCGGTTTGTTGCCCAACGTGGGACCCGGCTCGATCTCTCCCAGCGGGCGCGTCATGCGCGAAGCGCTCAAGGGCGAAAGCTCATACGCCGGCCCTGCACACGGGTTCACCATGAAGACCGAACTGGAACTGCAGGGTGTGAGGACGACCACTACGCTGCGTTTGACACGGCTCGGCGATCATCTCTACTTCGATGACTCCTCGGTAGAGCGCGAGCCCCTCGGCAGCTCGCCGTAG